Proteins encoded in a region of the Solanum dulcamara chromosome 9, daSolDulc1.2, whole genome shotgun sequence genome:
- the LOC129903682 gene encoding uncharacterized protein LOC129903682, producing the protein MVVLTSTVEAEDQYLGDHTPIQVCENSVSSEKKNVSSTSIDEILCKRVASLEQSMMEVVAYIRMKNCGELKRTRRSKVKEKVVFEVEEEKKEEKKVEKAVDEFIEDENEEEKENDNAVDEEQEKEKATVDEEKEKEKAAVDEVDEIGEEKTEEEKLPEDEKIEELEEVQEQEKLQGKEGLATDVAEEEKKEKKDEKDGDSISVDVMDIIMERNSEDASEEKYEKDS; encoded by the exons ATGGTCGTCCTCACTTCAACAGTAGAGGCGGAGGATCAATATTTGGGTGATCACACTCCAATCCAAGTTTGTGAGAATTCTGTTTCGAGTGAAAAGAAAAATGTTTCGAGTACTTCTATTGATGAAATTCTGTGCAAGCGTGTTGCATCCCTTGAACAATCAATGATGGAAGTGGTTGCTTATATACGGATGAAAAATTGCGGAGAATtgaaaagaacaagaagaagcaAG GTGAAGGAAAAGGTAGTTTTTGAAgtcgaagaagagaagaaagaagaaaaaaaggtgGAAAAGGCAGTTGATGAGTTTATAGAAGAcgagaatgaagaagaaaaagagaatgaCAATGCAGTTGATGAAGAACAAGAGAAGGAGAAGGCAACAGTTgatgaagaaaaagagaaggagAAGGCAGCAGTTGATGAAGTTGATGAAATAGGAGAAGAAAaaacagaagaagaaaaacttcCAGAAGATGAGAAGATAGAAGAATTAGAAGAAGTTCAAGAGCAGGAGAAGTTACAAGGAAAAGAAGGTCTGGCCACTGATGTGGCAGAAgaggagaaaaaagaaaaaaaagatgaaaaagatGGTGATTCTATTTCAGTGGACGTGATGGATATTATTATGGAACGCAATAGTGAGGATGCTAGTGAggagaaatatgaaaaagataGTTAG